Genomic DNA from Alkalihalobacterium alkalinitrilicum:
TTTCGTAGCTCATCAATTCGATGGGCAACATCTATAACACCGCTTCCCTTTTCCGCACTAATCAACATTACATCGATTGGCTTTAAGCCCAATTCTTTCGATGATCGTTTTATCCAATTGATCAACTTGTTGTGATTGAGTGACTTCGGTAGTAAATCGACTTTATTTCCTACTAATAAAACATCATTTCTCCCAACAAAACGATGTAAACCAGGTAACCAACTTCCATTAAAGTCAAAAATATCAACGATTTTCACAATGAGAGAATCGGTTTTGCCTAGCGTATTTAAGATCTTTAAGAAATCATCATCTGTCAAGGCAACATCTTGTACTTCATTATAATGTTTCAAACGGAAACAGCGCTGGCAAATGACCACATCACGTTCTAAAGCTGATGGTGGTGCGTAGCCCAGTTCACTTTTAACAGCGGATTGGACTTTTACACCACAACCAGCACAAATAATATCTCTTTCTTCCACTATTCATCCTCCAATGTAACGTGCTTATAAGTGATTTCTTTCTTTACACTTTTCTATTCCTATTATTTGAAACGACTAAGTTGTTATCCTCTTCTGTTTAATGATTTTATGGAAAAAGTGTAAGATTTTTTCTTTTTGGGTATACAACGTTGTAAATTAACCTTGTCTTAAAGGATAAATGTACCAAACCTTTAGTCAAACGGTAAGTATACAATTTTTTTCTGTTAATTTCAATTATTTTGCGTAAAGGAGTGTCACTTTTCTATATGTTCATCTTTTGATATAGTACAAGTTAAATTCATTTTTTCTTAAAAATATAAGACATTTCGAAAAAATTCTATTTTTTTCAAAAAATATATAAAAAGTTTTCGACAAAAGTTGGTGGTTATCAACACTGTGGATAACTTTATTCACGTATCAACATGTTGTAAATTATGGAATTTTTATATTTATGAACAAGTCATCAACAAGTTATCCACTATTAACTGTGGATAAAACGAACGGTTGTTCTATTTTTTGGGACATGGTAGGATTAGGATACAACAAATTGGAAATCCTATTATTATATGAATTCACTACAAAAACATGCATGAAATACACATAAGTTTTGTTAACTGTTACTCTTGACTATTTTAATAAATTTCCTTTCGAAGGAGGTTAATAAATAATGAAAAAACTTTCGGATGAATTACTAATTGAGACGTACTTTAAAGCAATGGAACTCAAACTTAGTGAGGATTTCATTAACCTCATTAAACACGAGATTGATCGTCGATCATTAACAGACAAAATTAAGCTTTCTTCCTAACAATAGATATTACGACAGACCAATTCAATGGATAGCAATGAGTTGGTCTTTTTTTGTCTGAAAAATAGAGTCACTATAGGACTTAAGCGCTATTCCAATATTTTTATTTGTTTTAGAAAGTAATAAAAAAGGACACCCAAATATTAAATTTGGATCTCCTCCTTATTACCGAATTTTAATATACTCTCTTGGCCTAAATGGTTCCATTGGCTCGACTTGTTGTGGCGCTTCTAAAATCCCCATATGCTCATGCTCTTCATCAAGATTATACATTTGAATATAACGATTATTTAGGTTGTCCGCTTGCCAAGCTCCAATAAACATAATGGTAAAGATGATTAGTGCCACTAATCCTTTCCGAGTTCTCATAATTTTCACTCCAGTAGGTCTACGAAAAATAGATAATACTTATAGAATGAAAAAGAATGCAGAAAATTATACATACAATTTAGAAAAAAATTACATAAATTTATCTATTTTGTGAACAATATCAATGATTTTCCTAATAAAAAAAATATTTTTTGATCAATTTATCGAATTTCTACATATTTAAAAAGAACCACAAAATCATGACCGTATTACTAACGTGTCGAAGGTGCAAGCGTTACTAATTTATTATATAATTTGACTTAGCCTTGTCCTGCCCAAGTATCTTTATAGATTAATGCACCTTTAAAACTGAATTAGTCATCGTTTGTTCATTCGGATTTTAAACAAACTATCTCGGTAATCTCTAAAGAGGCTGAATCAAATAGCAAAGTGTCAGCTCCTTAAACGATACATATAGTTCCTTAAATGGAATACGTATATATATCGTTTCAAGTGTTGAGCATGGACACTTATGAGTCAGCCTCTTTATATGTGATATGTCACGTAAAATAAATTTAAGGAGGTAATAAACATTGACTGCTCTACACTGGGCTACAATTGCACCATTTTTACTAGCCATTCTTGTTCCATTTCTTTATAAGTATATTCGAAGCATACATACAGGCTGGTTTGTACTTGCATTACCTGTTTTTCTCTTTATTTATTTCATTCAGTTTCTCCCGGTGACATCGAATGGGAACGTAGTAACGCATACAGTTCCTTGGGTACCTTCTTTAGGCATTAATTTTACCGTCTATGTTGATGGACTCAGCTTGCTATTCTTACTCTTAATTACAGGAATAGGGGCTCTCGTCGTTCTCTACTCCATCTATTATTTGTCCAAGAAAACTGAATCGCTTAACAATTTTTATGTTTATTTATTAATGTTTATGGGT
This window encodes:
- a CDS encoding sporulation histidine kinase inhibitor Sda, with amino-acid sequence MKKLSDELLIETYFKAMELKLSEDFINLIKHEIDRRSLTDKIKLSS